The following coding sequences lie in one Miscanthus floridulus cultivar M001 chromosome 9, ASM1932011v1, whole genome shotgun sequence genomic window:
- the LOC136480596 gene encoding uncharacterized protein has product MWRCQEHLELADSDSKGQFPLDQVQIAAERSKNREVEKMSAEIEDDGDVLFHKQAPTPAALPFQVPAAGKAAAGKKVEGQICYADGAKPVLEATPLSMAEQTVQIGGGCRPTEQYFHSSVFHLPQDSGKEAQVQQALPEGIGHYGSLQELLLGFTSGALCIVTEEEENVVQRGSSLEQSCFEYETKDDDFNAEPELETPEMCLQEGYVES; this is encoded by the exons ATGTGGAGGTGCCAGGAACATTTGGAGCTCGCCGATTCCGATAGCAAGGGACAGTTCCCACTCGACCAAGTGCAGATTGCTGCAGAGCGAAGCAAGAATCGAGAGGTGGAGAAGATGTCCGCTGAAATCGAAGACGATGGGGACGTCCTGTTCCACAAACAGGCCCCAACGCCTGCGGCACTTCCGTTCCAAGTGCCTGCCGCTGGAAAGGCTGCCGCGGGGAAGAAGGTAGAGGGGCAGATCTGCTACGCCGACGGAGCGAAACCAGTGCTGGAGGCCACGCCGCTTTCAATGGCGGAGCAAACAGTACAGATCGGTGGAGGATGCAGGCCTACAGAGCAGTATTTCCATAGTTCA GTATTTCATCTACCTCAAGACAGCGGCAAAGAGGCTCAAGTACAACAGGCATTACCAGAAG GGATTGGACATTATGGAAGTCTGCAAGAGTTATTGCTTGGATTCACCAGTGGTGCATTATGCATAGTCACTGAGGAGGAGGAAAATGTAGTACAAAGGGGATCATCTCTGGAGCAAAGTTGTTTTGAATACGAAACAAAAGATGATGACTTTAATGCAGAACCTGAACTTGAAACACCAGAGATGTGCTTGCAAGAGGGTTATGTAGAGAGTTAG
- the LOC136484127 gene encoding uncharacterized protein translates to MYHVFCFLQIQINTGGHKCASTTRVEDITMANIKWVAERAVQFLKKKPGMGATEMKKELKFKYGIDVNYHTVYKGTKRASDKLFGKISDSFDWLYRFKAEIELRSPGSVVEIDTTTDEEGKVRFSRFFCAFKACIDGFVNGCRPYISMDSTALNGMWNGHMPAALALDGHNWMFPLAFGFFESETKDNWVWFMQQLRKAIGPMDPLAICTDACKGLESAVKLVFPQAEMRECFRHLMENMKKYYSGDVYGKNMWPAARAYSPHKHKYFFDKVLAASQGVQKWLDEHHPFLWARSKFSPDIKCDYINNNLAESWNSWIKEHKDLPLHCMADAIREKIMVLFGKRRKISLALPQGILPAVILQLNAASRGLGHMNITKGHPTEAEVTEVYKDEDVRRHVVYLPQKICTCRQWQLTGKPCPHALTVITSMRQPDMGSYVDNCYSVAKFQAAYAGIIPSITDRNQWPEDKKGYKVHAPVQKEKKKKPGRLRINRIKPASETGGRATRQVQCPNCKEYGHRATSSKCPLNGTKKRCPLTVRCNMH, encoded by the coding sequence ATGTACCATGTTTTCTGTTTTTTGCAGATTCAAATAAATACTGGGGGGCACAAGTGTGCATCTACAACAAGGGTTGAGGACATAACAATGGCCAATATCAAATGGGTAGCAGAAAGGGCAGTTCAATTCTTGAAGAAGAAGCCAGGAATGGGGGCTACAGAAATGAAGAAAGAGTTGAAGTTCAAGTATGGGATTGATGTCAACTACCACACAGTGTACAAAGGGACAAAGAGAGCATCTGACAAGTTATTTGGTAAGATCAGTGATTCTTTTGATTGGTTGTATAGGTTTAAGGCTGAAATTGAATTGAGATCACCTGGTAGTGTGGTAGAGATAGACACTACAACTGATGAAGAAGGCAAAGTTAGGTTCAGTAGATTTTTCTGTGCATTCAAAGCATGTATAGATGGATTTGTGAATGGCTGCAGGCCTTATATTAGTATGGACTCAACAGCCTTGAATGGCATGTGGAATGGCCACATGCCAGCAGCCTTAGCTTTAGATGGACACAATTGGATGTTTCCTCTTGCATTTGGGTTCTTTGAATCAGAAACAAAGGACAATTGGGTTTGGTTcatgcaacaacttagaaaagcaATTGGACCAATGGATCCTCTAGCCATCTGTACAGATGCATGCAAGGGGTTAGAGTCTGCTGTAAAGCTGGTTTTTCCTCAAGCAGAGATGAGAGAGTGTTTCAGGCATTTAATGGAGAACATGAAGAAGTACTATAGTGGTGATGTATATGGCAAGAACATGTGGCCTGCAGCTAGAGCATACTCTCCACACAAGCACAAGTATTTTTTTGACAAGGTGTTGGCAGCAAGCCAAGGAGTGCAGAAGTGGTTGGATGAGCACCATCCATTTCTTTGGGCAAGAAGTAAGTTTTCACCTGACATCAAGTGTGACTACATAAACAACAATCTAGCTGAAAGTTGGAATTCTTGGATCAAGGAGCATAAGGACCTGCCTCTGCATTGCATGGCAGATGCTATAAGGGAGAAGATAATGGTGTTGTTTGGCAAAAGAAGGAAGATTTCTCTAGCCTTGCCTCAGGGTATATTACCTGCTGTCATTCTTCAGCTGAATGCTGCCTCTAGGGGACTGGGACACATGAACATTACAAAAGGTCACCCAACTGAAGCTGAAGTGACAGAGGTTTACAAAGATGAAGATGTAAGGAGACATGTTGTATACTTACCTCAGAAAATTTGCACTTGTAGGCAGTGGCAGCTAACTGGTAAACCATGTCCACATGCACTGACTGTAATTACAAGCATGAGGCAGCCTGACATGGGCTCATATGTGGACAATTGCTACTCAGTGGCTAAGTTCCAAGCAGCTTATGCTGGAATAATACCAAGCATAACTGATAGGAATCAGTGGCCTGAAGATAAGAAGGGCTACAAAGTGCATGCTCCAGtacagaaagagaagaagaaaaagccTGGAAGGTTGAGGATAAATAGGATTAAACCAGCAAGTGAGACAGGAGGCAGAGCTACTAGGCAAGTGCAGTGCCCAAACTGTAAGGAGTATGGTCACAGGGCTACTAGCTCCAAGTGTCCCCTCAATGGGACTAAGAAAAGGTGCCCTCTCACTGTAAGATGTAACATGCATTAA